In one window of Zingiber officinale cultivar Zhangliang chromosome 11A, Zo_v1.1, whole genome shotgun sequence DNA:
- the LOC122031732 gene encoding probable E3 ubiquitin-protein ligase HIP1, whose amino-acid sequence MQGERSTFQPFCDVLEIDQPSSSSTSVMDQQMLWNDLPLSVENQDLRHNPLSSRETILCREVASQENSSLDFWDQVGPCSTMPSLNQGSPSEIIPESDWMPSAPGRTGEPRIVDSRCEAMDTLSFETDNADLNINLGNNRQPSFQFLDVNEPPTENVEMSSQFLDMQLHSGSSNEGSSPCQHIPISSSSRAIDFFSKNDGGKQKIAECSSHKRKNVKQDDAECSASVHSTIFGEGSNCAGEEINVRISTLRRGATSDRHHYVSASGNSESFRQNNRMKISHANETNDFTPGLCLLGNGITSYNPWPAQPSSATAPSNQSYDSSYLGSNLGARKQHNLCTPPVVSLDLYPFPQSGISTTEVGSSSGSPAIAVDGSVVEPDQLHAPINISEQVSVSPISTMNMIPDQTNWHSASGTTVLSGNSVPTSQVGTNLGVHQSSGANWLTHQNRRRISEAVRRNFLSSGSECRGQTISLPPHQNNSSTPQEVGRRQSGAVSRALQHPYLRLNMLHRQNSGALGIPLPARTPAAARERRNRMSEIRNVFDLIRRGDNLLLQDVLLLEQSAFVGGANLLDRYRDMRLDVDNMSYEELLQLGERIGSVNTGLSEEKILECLQQHKHVALAAEASEEVEPCCICREEYVEGEELGRLDCSHDFHSSCIKKWLVIKNLCPICKTTALSTRKEDEIH is encoded by the exons ATGCAGGGGGAAAGGAGCACTTTCCAACCTTTCTGCGACGTTCTTGAAATAGATCAGCCTTCTAGTTCAAGCACTTCTGTTATGGATCAACAAATGCTTTGGAATGACCTCCCTCTTTCAGTGGAGAACCAGGACTTACGTCACAACCCACTATCATCTCGTGAAACCATCCTATGCAGAGAAGTGGCTAGCCAAGAAAATTCCAGCTTGGATTTCTGGGATCAAGTTGGTCCTTGCTCTACCATGCCCTCACTAAATCAAGGCAGTCCCAGTGAAATAATACCTGAAAGTGATTGGATGCCTTCTGCTCCTGGTAGAACAGGTGAACCAAGGATAGTAGACAGTAGATGTGAAGCAATGGATACTCTTTCATTTGAAACTGATAATGCTGACCTCAACATCAATCTTGGCAACAATAGGCAACCATCTTTTCAGTTTCTTGACGTTAACGAACCCCCCACGGAGAATGTTGAAATGAGTAGTCAGTTTCTTGATATGCAGCTTCATTCAGGATCAAGTAATGAGGGTTCATCACCTTGTCAGCATATTCCCATCTCTAGTTCTTCTAGGGCTATTGATTTCTTTTCCAAGAATGATGGTGGCAAACAAAAAATAGCAGAATGCTCTTCACACAAGAGAAAGAATGTCAAACAAGATGATGCGGAATGCTCAGCAAGTGTACATTCTACCATCTTTGGTGAAG GTTCAAATTGTGCGGGAGAAGAAATAAATGTAAGAATCAGTACGTTACGAAGAGGTGCAACTTCTGATCGCCATCATTATGTTAGTGCTTCTGGAAACAGTGAAAGCTTTCGGCAGAACAATCGAATGAAAATCAGCCATGCAAATGAAACCAATGATTTCACACCTGGCCTATGTCTCCTAGGGAACGGCATTACTAGTTATAATCCTTGGCCTGCCCAACCATCATCTGCAACAGCCCCATCTAATCAGTCATATGATTCTAGTTATTTGGGTAGTAATTTGGGGGCACGTAAGCAACATAATCTATGTACACCACCTGTCGTTTCTTTGGACTTGTATCCTTTCCCACAAAGTGGAATTTCCACTACCGAAGTAGGTAGTTCTTCGGGTTCTCCAGCAATTGCAGTTGATGGCTCTGTTGTGGAACCGGATCAGTTACATGCTCCAATCAACATCTCAGAGCAAGTGTCTGTTTCCCCAATTAGCACTATGAACATGATTCCAGACCAAACCAATTGGCATTCAGCCAGTGGCACTACAGTTTTATCTGGCAATTCGGTACCTACATCTCAGGTTGGCACCAATTTAGGAGTACATCAATCATCAGGAGCAAATTGGTTAACTCACCAAAACCGACGGCGCATATCAGAAGCTGTGCGCAGGAACTTTCTTTCTTCAGGTTCTGAATGCAGAGGTCAGACCATCAGCCTTCCTCCACATCAAAACAATTCTTCTACACCTCAAGAGGTTGGGCGTCGTCAGTCTGGAGCTGTTTCTCGTGCCCTTCAGCATCCATATTTGAGGTTAAATATGTTGCACAGGCAGAATAGTGGTGCTTTGGGGATTCCCTTGCCGGCACGTACTCCTGCAGCTgcaagagaaaggagaaacaggATGTCAGAG ATTCGGAATGTTTTTGACCTCATCCGTCGGGGCGATAATCTACTCCTTCAG GATGTCTTGCTACTTGAGCAGTCGGCATTTGTTGGAGGCGCCAATCTTCTGGACAGGTACCGAGATATGCGGTTGGATGTGGACAATATGTCTTATGAG GAACTGTTGCAACTGGGAGAACGTATCGGTAGTGTCAACACTGGATTGAGCGAGGAAAAGATACTTGAATGTCTACAACAACATAAGCATGTAGCTCTTGCAGCAGAAGCTTCGGAGGAAGTTGAGCCATGTTGCATTTGTCGA GAAGAATATGTGGAAGGCGAGGAATTGGGTCGATTGGACTGTAGCCATGATTTCCATTCATCGTGCATCAAgaaatggttggttataaaaaattTGTGCCCCATCTGTAAAACAACTGCTCTGAGTACGCGAAAGGAGGACGAGATTCACTGA